The Terracoccus luteus genome includes a region encoding these proteins:
- a CDS encoding DivIVA domain-containing protein, translated as MALTPEQVLNKHFQTTQFRRGYEERDVDDFLDEIVAEMRSLIEQRDDYLKQLNDCRASKNQPAVRASDATGAAAATGATAATDDERAGTASAKVDDAERATRAAADRVAAAEKEAEQAEADARARIEKAQAEAEQAEKDAAVARERAASDHTADRTADVPDDTSGAAADASGEGEGDEAGRSAAPAAFAGVAAGAAGGAATSGLDAAGVIQLAQRLHDEHVAAGEARRDELVAEAESRHQALVSEAEQRHASLIAEAESRHAELLSTGQARYDELVGSGQSTHDEAQATAQRLAEEAAAQRDEMISAATKQRDEMLAAAGAERDQMLTEARERATGMVAQAQQQKAAVLEELEQQKSLLGRQIDELRGFEQSYRSNLRSYIEGQLHELDHNEQEPEVAPEGAPATEPTGSTEPTGSTDGDAATEAAEAPEGTPAQDTKDGKPTQG; from the coding sequence ATGGCGCTTACGCCCGAGCAGGTGCTCAACAAGCACTTCCAGACCACGCAGTTCCGTCGGGGTTACGAGGAGCGCGACGTCGACGACTTCCTCGACGAGATCGTCGCCGAGATGCGCTCGCTCATCGAGCAGCGTGACGACTACCTCAAGCAGCTCAACGACTGCCGGGCGAGCAAGAACCAGCCCGCGGTGCGGGCGAGCGACGCGACCGGCGCCGCCGCTGCCACGGGAGCCACGGCGGCGACGGACGACGAGCGCGCCGGCACCGCGAGCGCCAAGGTGGACGACGCCGAGCGCGCCACCCGTGCGGCCGCCGACCGCGTCGCCGCCGCCGAGAAGGAGGCCGAGCAGGCCGAGGCCGACGCCAGGGCGCGCATCGAGAAGGCGCAAGCGGAGGCCGAGCAGGCCGAGAAGGATGCCGCAGTGGCCCGTGAGCGCGCCGCCTCCGACCACACCGCCGACCGCACCGCCGACGTGCCCGACGACACCTCGGGTGCCGCCGCCGACGCTTCCGGCGAGGGGGAGGGCGACGAGGCCGGCCGGTCGGCCGCCCCGGCCGCCTTCGCCGGTGTGGCCGCGGGCGCCGCAGGTGGCGCGGCGACGTCGGGACTCGACGCCGCCGGCGTCATCCAGCTCGCCCAGCGCCTGCACGACGAGCACGTCGCCGCCGGTGAGGCCCGTCGCGACGAGCTCGTCGCCGAGGCCGAGAGCCGCCACCAGGCGCTCGTCAGCGAGGCCGAGCAGCGCCACGCCAGCCTCATCGCGGAGGCCGAGAGCCGCCACGCCGAGCTGCTGTCGACCGGTCAGGCACGCTACGACGAGCTCGTCGGAAGCGGCCAGAGCACGCACGACGAGGCGCAGGCCACGGCCCAGCGGCTCGCCGAGGAGGCCGCGGCGCAGCGCGACGAGATGATCTCGGCGGCGACGAAGCAGCGCGACGAGATGCTCGCTGCTGCCGGCGCCGAGCGCGACCAGATGCTCACCGAGGCGCGCGAGCGCGCCACCGGCATGGTCGCCCAGGCGCAGCAGCAGAAGGCGGCCGTGCTCGAGGAGCTCGAGCAGCAGAAGAGCCTCCTCGGCCGTCAGATCGACGAGCTGCGCGGGTTCGAGCAGAGCTACCGCAGCAACCTGCGCTCGTACATCGAGGGGCAGCTGCACGAGCTCGACCACAACGAGCAGGAGCCCGAGGTCGCCCCCGAGGGAGCCCCGGCCACCGAGCCGACCGGGTCCACGGAGCCCACCGGGTCCACCGACGGCGACGCGGCGACCGAGGCCGCCGAGGCGCCCGAGGGCACGCCGGCGCAGGACACGAAGGACGGCAAGCCCACCCAGGGCTGA
- the pgeF gene encoding peptidoglycan editing factor PgeF, with protein MFFWRSTVPPRAPGLPAVELAVTGRGAGRGAAPFTGLNLGGHVGDDPVTVEQNRHEVASAMGVDRDHLLFLAQVHGDTVAHATGPWSGDAPEADAAVTATPGLALAALVADCVPVLLHDADAGVVAAVHAGRPGLLAGVVDRAVDALAERGARHLSAVVGPSVCGRCYEVPEAMARDVAHVAPSALARSWAGTPAVDVAAGVVERLSARRVVVQWLPGCTREDGDLYSYRRDGRTGRFAAVVALREVAA; from the coding sequence GTGTTCTTCTGGCGATCGACCGTGCCCCCGCGGGCCCCGGGGCTGCCTGCCGTCGAGCTGGCCGTGACCGGCCGGGGCGCCGGCCGCGGGGCGGCCCCCTTCACCGGCCTCAACCTCGGCGGTCACGTCGGGGACGACCCGGTGACGGTCGAGCAGAACCGCCACGAGGTCGCGTCGGCTATGGGCGTCGACCGCGACCACCTGCTGTTCCTCGCCCAGGTGCACGGCGACACCGTCGCCCATGCCACCGGCCCGTGGTCGGGTGACGCGCCGGAGGCGGACGCCGCCGTGACGGCGACCCCGGGCCTCGCCCTCGCCGCGCTCGTCGCCGACTGTGTGCCGGTGCTCCTGCACGACGCCGACGCCGGGGTCGTCGCGGCGGTCCACGCGGGCCGCCCGGGCCTGCTCGCCGGGGTGGTCGACCGCGCCGTCGACGCCCTTGCCGAGCGCGGTGCCCGCCACCTCAGCGCGGTCGTGGGCCCGTCGGTCTGCGGGCGGTGCTACGAGGTGCCGGAGGCCATGGCGCGCGACGTCGCACACGTCGCCCCGTCCGCCCTCGCGCGGTCGTGGGCCGGCACCCCCGCCGTCGACGTCGCCGCCGGCGTGGTCGAGCGCCTGTCCGCCCGACGCGTGGTGGTGCAGTGGCTGCCCGGCTGCACGCGGGAGGACGGCGACCTCTACTCCTACCGCCGCGACGGTCGCACCGGCCGCTTCGCCGCGGTCGTCGCCCTCCGCGAGGTGGCCGCGTGA
- a CDS encoding cell division protein SepF, with translation MAGALRKTMVYLGLSEEDPRAQQRYDDDGYDEHDAYDEPEHTAAVTQLPTKRPVAAVVRETEVGGLSRITTIHPRTYNEAKNIGEWFRDQVPVIMNLSDMDDADAKRLVDFAAGLVFGLHGTIERVTSKVFLLSPAHVEVAADEPEAPVATTRNFFNQS, from the coding sequence ATGGCAGGGGCACTGCGCAAGACGATGGTGTACCTCGGACTCAGCGAGGAGGACCCGCGCGCGCAGCAGCGCTACGACGACGACGGCTACGACGAGCACGACGCGTACGACGAGCCGGAGCACACCGCCGCCGTCACGCAGCTGCCGACGAAGCGCCCCGTCGCGGCCGTCGTGCGGGAGACCGAGGTGGGCGGCCTGAGCCGAATCACGACCATCCACCCGCGCACGTACAACGAGGCCAAGAACATCGGTGAGTGGTTCCGTGACCAGGTGCCGGTCATCATGAACCTCAGCGACATGGACGACGCCGACGCCAAGCGTCTCGTCGACTTCGCCGCCGGCCTCGTCTTCGGCCTGCACGGCACCATCGAGCGGGTCACCTCGAAGGTGTTCCTGCTCTCGCCGGCGCACGTCGAGGTCGCCGCCGACGAGCCCGAGGCGCCGGTCGCCACGACGCGCAACTTCTTCAACCAGAGCTGA
- a CDS encoding YggS family pyridoxal phosphate-dependent enzyme — MSGGADAGRRAELERSLAQVTERIERACADAGRDPADLTLVVVTKRFPLEDVLALHELGVRDIGENRDQEAGEKVAELRERLGADAPTVHFIGQLQSNKAGHVAGYADVVQSADRAKIVDALARGAQASGRDVDVLVQVGLDDEQGRGGVRPDEAATLADRVAGHDGLRLRGVMAVAPLDADPAPAFARLRELADGIRSKHPDAHWISAGMSGDLEAAVAHGATHLRVGTAILGSRTAVL; from the coding sequence GTGAGCGGCGGGGCGGATGCCGGTCGGCGGGCCGAGCTGGAGCGCTCGCTCGCACAGGTCACCGAGCGCATCGAGCGGGCGTGCGCGGACGCCGGTCGCGACCCCGCCGACCTCACCCTCGTCGTCGTGACGAAGCGCTTCCCGCTCGAGGACGTCCTGGCCCTGCACGAGCTCGGGGTGCGCGACATCGGCGAGAACCGCGACCAGGAGGCCGGTGAGAAGGTGGCGGAGCTCCGCGAGCGCCTCGGCGCCGACGCGCCCACCGTGCACTTCATCGGTCAGCTGCAGTCGAACAAGGCCGGGCACGTGGCCGGCTACGCCGACGTCGTCCAGTCGGCCGACCGGGCCAAGATCGTCGACGCGCTCGCCCGTGGTGCGCAGGCGTCCGGCCGTGACGTCGACGTGCTCGTGCAGGTCGGCCTCGACGACGAGCAGGGACGCGGCGGCGTACGACCTGACGAGGCGGCCACGCTCGCCGACCGTGTCGCCGGCCACGACGGGCTGCGGCTGCGCGGCGTCATGGCCGTGGCGCCGCTCGACGCCGACCCCGCGCCCGCCTTCGCGCGGCTGCGCGAGCTGGCTGACGGCATCCGGTCGAAACACCCTGACGCGCACTGGATCTCGGCGGGCATGAGTGGTGACCTCGAGGCCGCGGTCGCGCACGGGGCGACTCACCTGCGTGTCGGGACCGCAATCCTCGGTTCGCGGACGGCCGTTCTGTAA
- a CDS encoding YggT family protein: MDAFWTVYGVVVFTFFIALIGRFVIDWVQVLARSWKPSGALLVVAEAIYTVTDPPLRALRKVVPSPAIGGMRLDLSFLVLMLLTSVALNLPGFFA, from the coding sequence ATGGATGCGTTCTGGACCGTGTACGGAGTGGTGGTGTTCACCTTCTTCATCGCTCTGATCGGCCGGTTCGTCATCGACTGGGTCCAGGTGCTCGCCCGCTCGTGGAAGCCCTCGGGTGCGCTGCTCGTCGTCGCCGAGGCGATCTACACCGTGACCGACCCGCCGCTGCGGGCGCTGCGCAAGGTCGTGCCGTCGCCGGCCATCGGCGGCATGCGCCTCGACCTCTCCTTCCTCGTGCTCATGCTGCTGACCTCCGTGGCGCTGAACCTCCCGGGCTTCTTCGCCTGA